The window GCTTTTTCCTGTCGCTGCTGTTGGCGAAGCGTCTGTCGCAGCCGTCAAACTCACATTTGAAGGGCTTCTCACCTGTTCAGAATCAGCcatgcacaaacacattttcctttaaCGTGGCTTGGGAAGGCTTATTTCCCACATTCAAAACATTTATGCtgcaaaaatgttttaattttcaCCATACTGAATcagaaaagaggttttttttccctgaagaCAGACCTGCCATGATTCACAGGCTTGTCTAAATAGGATATCTGCACCCCCTACTGTCCTGTCTATACCTGGCCCCTGCATACATGAATGCATACGTCAAAACAGACAAGCTAAAACACATAGGAGGCCTCACAGCAGCCCCTCTTTCTTAAAGTCCCACAAACGCATCACCACTGCTGTCGTGATTACAGATATACCTGATTATGACAAACCAGAAAAAGCAATCTGaataaattacacaaaaatcaaacactgctgattttttttttttttacccctctgACTAAAGCTTTGGAGAATATGTTGCCTAATTGCCCTCCACTCTAATTACACTTGCGGGTTGAATATCAATTTTGACCTTCAGCTGTTGGGTTGAGAGAGCCAATCAAGGATATTAGTGTACTACAAGAAGCCGTCGAGGAACAGGCCCCAGGGGCAGCCCCAGTCATAACCACACTTTCGGATAGGTTTTAAACATGAAACCAAAGATCAGGCCCCTCGGGAGTCAACACGCAGAAATAATTTAACAGATTTGTACTTAGGTAATATGAGCAAATTATATGAATAAAACATAGGCTCCAGAAATAGAGCAGGGAGGGTGGCTGACATATATGCAACCACTGgtcgaggggggaaaaaggggaaCGTATTCATTTACAAGTCGTAGATTTTAAGGccttattttctcctcctcactcctccacaGAAGGTCACCGAGCCAAACAGGCGAGCAGCCATTTTGGACTGTTtcactcctctttttttccacttcttAGTTTAACCCAGGAGCTGCACAAGTCAGCCATTACAAACACAGTCAGCTCTGGCAACCTGTTGGCGAATTATTTTAGCCGTCTGCACTCGTCTACTTGTTGCTTTTGGCTACAGGCTATCACAGCCCATAAACACGCTCAGGTTTCTTAAATAACTATGTAAAAAGAtgcaaaatgcaaaataaaaattACTAAACCTTGccttatattatattatattatataacaTTACATTGTATTCTATTATATtgtattaaattaaattaaattataaCTCATTAGAGGTCTTTGTGAGGAAATGAAGATGCACATTTCCACCTTTGCTGATGTCTGACACGCATTGAGTCTGACGTGGGCCCCAGCCTTTGTGCTGTGGTGTAAACAAGAGGCTGAACATTCTGACGCCTGAGTGAGTTGTAGCATATTCCCTGAGCTCAGTCTTTGTCTTTTTATCTTTTCAAGGAGAACTTGCAGTGCAGCTCGTAACAAACAGGTGGCTCAGTAGCTGCTGCGGACTGATATAAAAGCAAAAAGGCTTTAATTAGCTTGTTTCTTTGACGGGTTTAAAAACGTTAAACAAAGGTTGATAAAGTGTAGCAAAAACTGATGAAGAAATAAGATAGGAAATTAACAGCTCTTATCCAATAGTCTACGCCTTTTTTCATGCAACCTGTTGACGATATTTTACAGCTTTCGcgcatgttttgttttctcttacGGGTTCACAGTTACTCACCTGTGTGCGTTCTTTTGTGAATCTTTAAATTCTCCGATCTGGCAAACACTTTCCCGCAGCCGGGGAACGGACAGGGAAACGGTTTTTCCCCCGTGTGAACACGGATGTGATTCACAAGTTTGTACTTGGCTTTAAACGGTTTGCCTTCCCTGGGACATTCCTCCCAAAAACAAATGTGATTCGCCTGCTCCGGTCCGCCGACGTGCTCCACCGTCACATGCGTTACAAGTTCGTGCATGGTGCTGTAAGTTTTGGAGCAAAGTTTCTTCGGGGAGTGCTCCGGTTCCAGCCACTTGCAAATGAGCTCTTGCTTTATCGGCTGCCTCATGTAGCGGAAAAAGGCACCGGCtccgtggtggtggtggtggtggtgcgcGCTGAGATTCATGTTCAGATTCAGGCTACCGTAGCCATGCAAAGGCGAGGAGGAGAACGGATCAGCCCTGGAGCTTGCCACTTGACTCAAGTGATCAGACCTAACGTACATTTCTCCAGGTAGTCCCAACCTTATTTGTCCATTCAACGCTTGGCCACCCGGTGATCCGTTTGGAGGCTGGTCGTGATGGAGTCCGGAGAAGAGGGTATGGTTCCCGGCGTCAGGGTGGTGACCATAGTGTCCGGGATAGCTACCTGTTGTTGAGACAAACATTCCGTGGTGAGAGGCTGGACCAGCAGTCTGGTCAGTCAGTACCGGCATGGTTTGAGCTGTCAGATCTCTCCGGATGAGGAAATCCCTACCTGCGGATAGAGCCTGGGCTGTGTGAGACATAGAATAGGGCACCGACGTCGCCTGAACCGGGCCAAAAGCTCCCGTTTGACTGGAGACCACTTCACTGTGGCCTGCCATATGAtgattgtggtggtggtgatggtggtggggatAATGATGGGCTGGGCTGATTTTGAGGGCCGCGGAGTGCCCCATGTGTTCTGGCCCGAATGGACTCGGCCCCAGGCGGGGTTCCGCAGTAATCTCCCCAGGGTGCGAGTGAGCCATTGAGTGTGGATGGCTGCTGAACCCCGGGAAGCCTGTCACGCTCTGAGGGgtatggtggtgatgatggtgatggtggtgagcCCCTGCCAAGTCAACTAATCTCAGCGCCGTGTTCCGTTTGGAGAACGTAGGGTCCATCACGGGGCTTCCCAATGCATCCAGGCTCATTACTTCCTAATTTTAGAATAACTTGACAGCaggcaaaataataatgatgatgacaaaTATGTTTTAATcgcaatgaaaaaaaaaagtctttacaaAGTTAAGTCTAACTGCAGACTACATGGAATCCCATTCGGttgagaggcagcagcaggacgctTTGATACTGAATAGAGATTCA is drawn from Takifugu flavidus isolate HTHZ2018 chromosome 17, ASM371156v2, whole genome shotgun sequence and contains these coding sequences:
- the zic4 gene encoding zinc finger protein ZIC 4 isoform X3; the encoded protein is MLQQVENGSYPGHYGHHPDAGNHTLFSGLHHDQPPNGSPGGQALNGQIRLGLPGEMYVRSDHLSQVASSRADPFSSSPLHGYGSLNLNMNLSAHHHHHHHGAGAFFRYMRQPIKQELICKWLEPEHSPKKLCSKTYSTMHELVTHVTVEHVGGPEQANHICFWEECPREGKPFKAKYKLVNHIRVHTGEKPFPCPFPGCGKVFARSENLKIHKRTHTGEKPFKCEFDGCDRRFANSSDRKKHSHVHTSDKPYNCKVRGCDKSYTHPSSLRKHMKVHCKSPPPSSGYESSTPSLVSPSSDLGREPGGSSVLSEPMGASQPANLSEWYVCHSSGASGAHTPPSGSSTPDPSDEPPYRNLEPREAF
- the zic4 gene encoding zinc finger protein ZIC 4 isoform X2 — translated: MSLDALGSPVMDPTFSKRNTALRLVDLAGAHHHHHHHHHTPQSVTGFPGFSSHPHSMAHSHPGEITAEPRLGPSPFGPEHMGHSAALKISPAHHYPHHHHHHHNHHMAGHSEVVSSQTGAFGPVQATSVPYSMSHTAQALSAGSYPGHYGHHPDAGNHTLFSGLHHDQPPNGSPGGQALNGQIRLGLPGEMYVRSDHLSQVASSRADPFSSSPLHGYGSLNLNMNLSAHHHHHHHGAGAFFRYMRQPIKQELICKWLEPEHSPKKLCSKTYSTMHELVTHVTVEHVGGPEQANHICFWEECPREGKPFKAKYKLVNHIRVHTGEKPFPCPFPGCGKVFARSENLKIHKRTHTGEKPFKCEFDGCDRRFANSSDRKKHSHVHTSDKPYNCKVRGCDKSYTHPSSLRKHMKVHCKSPPPSSGYESSTPSLVSPSSDLGREPGGSSVLSEPMGASQPANLSEWYVCHSSGASGAHTPPSGSSTPDPSDEPPYRNLEPREAF
- the zic4 gene encoding zinc finger protein ZIC 4 isoform X1, whose amino-acid sequence is MSLDALGSPVMDPTFSKRNTALRLVDLAGAHHHHHHHHHTPQSVTGFPGFSSHPHSMAHSHPGEITAEPRLGPSPFGPEHMGHSAALKISPAHHYPHHHHHHHNHHMAGHSEVVSSQTGAFGPVQATSVPYSMSHTAQALSAGRDFLIRRDLTAQTMPVLTDQTAGPASHHGMFVSTTGSYPGHYGHHPDAGNHTLFSGLHHDQPPNGSPGGQALNGQIRLGLPGEMYVRSDHLSQVASSRADPFSSSPLHGYGSLNLNMNLSAHHHHHHHGAGAFFRYMRQPIKQELICKWLEPEHSPKKLCSKTYSTMHELVTHVTVEHVGGPEQANHICFWEECPREGKPFKAKYKLVNHIRVHTGEKPFPCPFPGCGKVFARSENLKIHKRTHTGEKPFKCEFDGCDRRFANSSDRKKHSHVHTSDKPYNCKVRGCDKSYTHPSSLRKHMKVHCKSPPPSSGYESSTPSLVSPSSDLGREPGGSSVLSEPMGASQPANLSEWYVCHSSGASGAHTPPSGSSTPDPSDEPPYRNLEPREAF